One region of Bacteroidota bacterium genomic DNA includes:
- a CDS encoding winged helix-turn-helix transcriptional regulator, which produces MLSLTLRQLESDGLVERTVFAEVPPRVEYSLTAHGKSLLPLVEEMAAWGRKKTKDEGQMVEVNRKKSLSKK; this is translated from the coding sequence ATGCTGAGTTTGACATTGCGCCAACTGGAATCTGATGGATTAGTTGAACGTACTGTTTTCGCAGAAGTGCCACCCAGAGTGGAATACAGCCTGACGGCACATGGAAAATCACTGCTTCCCTTGGTAGAAGAAATGGCAGCATGGGGTCGCAAAAAGACAAAAGATGAAGGACAAATGGTAGAAGTGAATCGAAAGAAATCTCTTTCTAAAAAATGA
- a CDS encoding vitamin B12-dependent ribonucleotide reductase, which produces MKEKNKAGKNQSDDMKSNSKGLKFTRYFTEDTVSPFDQFAYEKRSSVIRNPQGDAVFEMHNVEVPGTWSQVATDILAQKYFRKTGVPQQDGSLGGEHSIKQVAHRMAECWMEWGKNHGYFETDKDAQVFYDELVFMIIGQYAAPNSPQWFNTGLFNTYGIKGTSQGHYYVDPQTEKVHVSHSAYERPQPHACFILSVDDDLVNPGGIMDLWVREARIFKYGSGVGSNFSSIRGENEKLSGGGYSSGLMSFLKIGDRAAGAIKSGGTTRRAAKMVCLDLDHPEIEKFVHWKVEEENKVAALIAAGYSSDYEGEAYATVSGQNSNNSVRIPNKFFKAVDENRNWDLIARSDGRVTDSVSARKLWDDIAYAAWRCADPGVQYDSTINEWHTCPEGGKIRASNPCSEYMFLDDTACNLASLNLRKFFDEDTLQFNVSAYQHACRLWTVVLEISVLMAQFPSKEVAEKSYEYRTLGLGYANLGSLLMFSGIPYDSDEARAIGAAITAIMTGTAYKASAEMAMQLGAFKQYEKNREHMLRVIRNHRYAAYHANEAYEGLEIKPEGIDAKNCPDYLLSAACKSWDEALQLGELHGFRNAQVSVIAPTGTIGLVMDCDTTGVEPDFALVKFKKLSGGGYFKIVNQSVPGALHNLGYTKTQIKEIVNYAKGSGSFHGAPTINVETLKAKGFTKEDISNLEKASAGAFDIRFIFNRWTLGEACMNRLCINNEVESKPGFNLLHHLGFTEEQIEEANVYVCGTMTVEGAPYLKDKDLPVFDCANRCGNTGQRFIQPFGHIRMMAAVQPFISGAISKTINLPNESTKEDVKKCYDLSWKLGLKATALYRDGCKLSQPLATSSKKKESSTKEGAETKVENIISNEPLSAEQVLEAARRIINESSDTKFKRQLSNIVHRKRLPDKRGGFTQKAKLGGHTVFVRTGEYGDGTLGEIFIDMHKEGASFRSLMNCFAISVSIGLQYGVPLEEFVEKFIFTRFEPSGPVDHPNIKTSTSVIDYIFRLLALEYLGREDLVQIKPVKNVANPAPNPVVHTKESVVKHELSPEVSADQTNQYLSSMMGDAPVCSNCGHITIRSGSCYKCLNCGTSLGCS; this is translated from the coding sequence ATGAAAGAAAAAAACAAAGCTGGAAAAAACCAGTCCGACGATATGAAATCAAATTCTAAAGGCCTGAAATTTACCCGCTATTTTACTGAAGACACGGTTTCTCCTTTCGACCAGTTTGCTTATGAAAAAAGAAGTTCTGTGATTCGAAACCCGCAGGGAGATGCGGTTTTTGAAATGCATAATGTGGAAGTTCCCGGAACATGGTCGCAGGTGGCAACGGATATTCTGGCTCAGAAATATTTTCGGAAAACGGGTGTCCCCCAACAGGATGGAAGTCTGGGTGGAGAACATTCCATCAAACAGGTTGCGCACAGAATGGCGGAATGCTGGATGGAGTGGGGAAAAAACCACGGTTACTTTGAAACAGATAAAGATGCACAAGTCTTTTATGACGAATTGGTCTTTATGATCATCGGGCAATACGCCGCTCCAAATTCACCTCAATGGTTCAATACCGGATTGTTCAATACATATGGTATCAAAGGAACAAGTCAGGGTCATTATTATGTGGACCCGCAAACGGAAAAAGTTCATGTATCACATTCCGCATACGAAAGACCACAACCGCATGCATGCTTTATCCTTTCGGTGGATGATGACCTGGTGAATCCCGGAGGCATCATGGATCTTTGGGTGCGTGAAGCAAGAATCTTCAAATATGGTAGCGGAGTAGGATCGAATTTCTCATCTATCAGAGGAGAAAATGAAAAACTCAGCGGTGGTGGTTATTCATCCGGATTAATGTCATTCCTGAAAATCGGTGATCGTGCCGCCGGAGCAATCAAATCCGGTGGAACAACACGACGTGCCGCTAAGATGGTTTGTCTCGATCTGGATCATCCGGAGATAGAAAAATTCGTGCATTGGAAAGTGGAAGAGGAGAATAAAGTGGCTGCGTTGATTGCAGCAGGTTATTCTTCCGATTATGAAGGAGAAGCTTATGCGACTGTATCCGGACAAAATTCCAATAACTCTGTACGTATCCCCAACAAGTTTTTTAAAGCCGTTGATGAAAACCGCAATTGGGATCTGATCGCAAGATCGGATGGGCGTGTGACGGATTCTGTTTCAGCTCGTAAACTATGGGATGATATTGCTTACGCTGCCTGGCGCTGCGCTGATCCCGGCGTTCAGTATGATTCAACTATCAATGAATGGCATACTTGTCCGGAAGGCGGGAAAATAAGGGCTTCAAACCCGTGTTCCGAATACATGTTCCTCGATGATACTGCCTGCAATCTTGCTTCGCTGAATCTTCGTAAATTCTTTGATGAGGATACACTGCAATTCAATGTAAGCGCTTATCAGCATGCTTGCCGTCTCTGGACAGTTGTACTGGAGATCTCCGTGCTCATGGCGCAGTTCCCATCAAAAGAGGTCGCTGAAAAGAGTTATGAATACAGAACACTCGGTCTGGGTTATGCCAATCTTGGTTCTTTACTCATGTTCTCAGGGATTCCGTACGACAGTGATGAAGCACGCGCGATAGGTGCAGCAATTACAGCGATTATGACCGGTACAGCTTACAAAGCATCCGCTGAAATGGCAATGCAATTGGGCGCATTCAAACAATATGAGAAAAACCGGGAGCACATGTTGCGTGTCATCCGTAATCATCGCTACGCGGCCTATCATGCGAATGAAGCCTACGAAGGACTTGAAATCAAACCGGAAGGAATCGATGCAAAAAATTGTCCGGATTATCTTTTAAGCGCTGCCTGCAAGTCCTGGGATGAAGCGTTACAGCTGGGTGAATTGCATGGTTTCAGAAACGCGCAAGTGAGTGTGATCGCTCCAACAGGAACGATTGGTCTGGTGATGGATTGTGATACCACCGGCGTTGAACCGGATTTCGCCTTGGTGAAATTCAAAAAACTCAGTGGTGGAGGTTATTTTAAAATTGTGAATCAAAGCGTGCCCGGCGCGCTTCATAATCTCGGTTATACAAAAACACAGATTAAAGAGATTGTCAATTATGCCAAAGGAAGCGGCAGTTTCCATGGTGCTCCTACAATCAATGTAGAAACACTGAAAGCAAAGGGATTCACCAAAGAAGATATTTCAAATCTTGAAAAAGCATCCGCCGGTGCTTTTGATATTCGTTTTATTTTCAATCGCTGGACATTGGGAGAAGCCTGTATGAATCGTCTTTGCATCAACAATGAAGTCGAATCTAAACCTGGATTCAATCTCCTGCATCACCTTGGATTTACAGAGGAGCAAATTGAAGAAGCTAACGTGTATGTATGCGGTACCATGACAGTTGAAGGCGCTCCTTACCTGAAGGATAAAGATCTTCCTGTTTTTGATTGCGCGAACAGATGTGGTAATACCGGACAACGTTTCATTCAGCCATTCGGACATATTCGTATGATGGCTGCTGTTCAGCCATTCATTTCAGGAGCTATTTCAAAAACCATCAATCTTCCAAATGAGTCTACAAAAGAAGATGTAAAGAAATGTTATGATTTAAGTTGGAAGCTCGGTTTAAAAGCAACAGCTTTGTATCGTGACGGATGTAAGTTGTCTCAGCCACTGGCAACATCTTCCAAAAAGAAAGAATCTTCTACTAAGGAAGGAGCTGAAACCAAAGTGGAAAACATCATTTCCAATGAACCGCTTTCTGCCGAACAAGTCCTTGAAGCCGCAAGAAGAATTATCAATGAATCATCGGATACCAAATTCAAACGTCAGCTCAGCAACATCGTTCACCGCAAACGTTTGCCGGATAAACGTGGCGGGTTTACGCAAAAGGCAAAACTTGGCGGACATACCGTTTTTGTACGGACAGGTGAATACGGTGACGGTACTCTTGGTGAAATCTTCATCGACATGCACAAAGAAGGAGCATCCTTCCGTTCATTGATGAATTGTTTCGCGATTTCTGTTTCGATCGGTTTGCAATACGGTGTTCCGCTGGAAGAATTTGTGGAGAAATTTATTTTCACACGCTTTGAGCCATCCGGACCAGTGGATCATCCAAATATCAAGACTTCCACTTCTGTGATCGATTACATTTTCCGTTTGTTAGCGCTGGAATATCTGGGTAGGGAAGACCTTGTGCAAATTAAACCGGTAAAGAATGTTGCAAATCCGGCTCCCAATCCGGTTGTTCATACAAAGGAATCAGTTGTAAAGCATGAATTGAGTCCCGAGGTGAGTGCTGATCAAACCAATCAGTATCTCAGCAGCATGATGGGTGACGCTCCTGTTTGTTCCAATTGCGGACATATCACCATTCGTTCAGGCTCCTGCTATAAGTGCCTGAACTGTGGTACAAGTCTGGGTTGTAGTTAA
- a CDS encoding NAD(P)-binding domain-containing protein, with protein MKYSVFGTGAVGTTIAGKLIENGHEVMMGSRTDSNEKGVAWVQSAGGKGKLGTFADAAKFSDIIFNCVKGDASLEVMKLAGAENLKGKIIIDISNPLDFSKGFPPTLTVCNMDSVGEQIQRTYPDAFVVKTLNTTNCKVMVNPALVPGDHDLFLSGNDNNAKTKVRTVLEKEFGWKHIIDLGDITTARGTEMLLPIWVRLYGALQTPNFNFHIVK; from the coding sequence ATGAAATATTCAGTATTTGGAACAGGAGCAGTGGGGACTACCATTGCGGGAAAATTAATCGAAAATGGTCATGAGGTCATGATGGGTTCGAGAACCGATAGCAATGAAAAAGGTGTTGCGTGGGTTCAAAGCGCCGGCGGTAAGGGCAAATTGGGAACTTTCGCGGACGCAGCTAAATTCTCGGACATCATTTTTAATTGTGTAAAAGGAGATGCCAGTCTTGAAGTCATGAAACTTGCAGGCGCGGAGAATCTGAAAGGGAAAATCATTATTGACATTTCAAACCCCTTGGATTTCTCCAAAGGCTTTCCTCCTACCCTAACCGTATGCAATATGGATTCTGTTGGTGAGCAAATTCAACGCACATATCCTGATGCATTTGTGGTAAAAACACTGAACACAACCAATTGCAAAGTTATGGTGAATCCGGCGTTGGTTCCGGGAGATCACGATTTGTTTCTTTCAGGAAATGACAACAACGCGAAAACCAAAGTGAGAACGGTTTTGGAAAAAGAATTCGGATGGAAACACATCATTGATCTTGGTGATATTACCACGGCTCGTGGTACAGAAATGCTGCTTCCAATCTGGGTACGATTGTATGGCGCACTGCAAACACCAAATTTCAATTTTCACATTGTAAAATAA